From the genome of Bordetella sp. H567, one region includes:
- a CDS encoding YciI-like protein: MHFLLAYELAPDYLARRGQFRDAHLDLAWQASHRGEIVLAGAAGDPVDSALLLFEADSPAVAEAFARNDPYVINGLVKRWTVKPWHTVVGDHAATPVMPGGAS; the protein is encoded by the coding sequence ATGCATTTCCTACTTGCCTACGAACTCGCGCCCGATTACCTGGCCCGTCGCGGCCAGTTCCGCGATGCGCACCTGGACCTGGCTTGGCAGGCGTCGCACCGCGGCGAGATCGTGCTGGCCGGGGCGGCGGGCGACCCGGTCGACAGCGCGCTGCTGTTGTTCGAAGCGGATTCCCCCGCGGTGGCGGAAGCCTTCGCCCGCAACGATCCCTACGTGATCAACGGCCTGGTCAAGCGCTGGACGGTCAAGCCGTGGCACACCGTGGTCGGCGATCACGCGGCCACGCCGGTCATGCCGGGCGGCGCGAGCTGA
- a CDS encoding LysR family transcriptional regulator, translated as MLSSEDLRFFLTVVAARSLADAARTLDVTPPAVTQRLAGLEKRLGIRLVERTGRRIALTDEGELMAARGRRICDELGLLADALGSRRRVIAGHLRVLAPLGFGHRYVAPAVARVRREHPEVTATLTLSDRPGRVAEDGWDVMVHIGELRDSALVMQRIASNRRILCAAPAYLRRRGMPARPEDLRTHECIALRENDEDVTLWRFTGAHGETASVRVDPVLASTEGSVVHDWAVAGMGIMVRSEWDVAGDLRDGRLVALLPAWRLPDADVIALLPSREVRSARTSRFLACLRAEVDAHPWAIPG; from the coding sequence GTGCTGTCGAGCGAAGATCTGCGCTTTTTCCTGACGGTGGTGGCTGCCCGCTCGCTGGCGGACGCTGCCCGCACGCTGGACGTGACGCCCCCCGCCGTCACCCAGCGGCTGGCGGGCCTGGAGAAGCGCCTGGGCATACGGCTGGTCGAGCGCACGGGCCGGCGCATCGCGCTGACCGACGAAGGCGAGCTGATGGCCGCGCGGGGCCGGCGCATCTGCGACGAACTGGGTCTCCTGGCCGATGCGCTGGGCAGCCGCCGGCGCGTCATCGCGGGGCATTTGCGGGTGCTGGCGCCGTTGGGCTTCGGCCACCGCTACGTGGCGCCGGCCGTCGCCCGCGTGCGGCGCGAGCACCCGGAGGTCACCGCCACGCTTACGCTGTCGGATCGGCCGGGCCGCGTCGCGGAGGACGGCTGGGATGTCATGGTGCACATCGGCGAACTGCGCGATTCGGCGCTGGTGATGCAGCGCATCGCCTCCAACCGGCGCATCCTGTGCGCCGCGCCCGCCTACCTGCGGCGGCGCGGCATGCCGGCGCGTCCCGAGGATCTGCGCACGCACGAATGCATCGCCCTGCGGGAAAACGACGAGGACGTCACGCTGTGGCGGTTTACCGGCGCCCACGGGGAAACGGCCAGCGTGCGTGTCGATCCGGTGCTGGCCAGCACGGAGGGCTCGGTGGTGCACGACTGGGCGGTCGCCGGCATGGGCATCATGGTGCGGTCGGAATGGGATGTGGCGGGAGACCTGCGGGACGGGCGGCTGGTGGCGCTGCTGCCGGCCTGGCGCCTGCCGGATGCCGATGTGATCGCGCTGCTGCCTTCGCGCGAGGTGCGCTCGGCGCGGACCTCGCGGTTCCTGGCCTGCCTGCGGGCGGAGGTCGATGCGCATCCGTGGGCGATCCCGGGATGA
- a CDS encoding M81 family metallopeptidase translates to MSLRIALLGFAIESNRYAPVSTREDFVSRAYLAGEDLLRDARSPAPRMTPEIPAFVRRMDATADWTPVPILFANAESGGPVEHAFFADTLEQFETRLRAALPVDAVYICEHGAAITTEEDDPDGLVFETVRRIVGPSIPIVATVDLHANVSDRMVDQVDTLISYRRNPHVDMAERGAEAADVLRELLAGLRVAVAHVRMPVCAPPTQLLTAPGTGPYADMIQKAEALNDPRIVNVSAVGGFAYGDTPKNGLTVLVTTRGDAELAARTALDLVTPAWRDRAAFFPRLMPLDEAVALAVATGSDPARPPVLLADVADNPGGGARGNTPYLLQALLKAGARGVIAGVVTDPELAADAHAAGVGKPLRARFNRSETTRYSEPFEADATVVALRDGKGVGRRGQLAGCSFDLGASALIAVDGIHIVVITHRHQCHEPTFFEMFGLDIAAARTVVVKSRGHFRAAFDEFFPPERIHSVDAPGLTSPILSRFDFRRLPRPVVPLDPDTEWTPTVRMRPAFME, encoded by the coding sequence ATGTCGCTACGTATCGCCCTGCTGGGCTTCGCCATCGAGTCGAACCGCTACGCGCCCGTATCGACGCGAGAGGATTTCGTATCGCGCGCCTACCTGGCCGGAGAGGACCTGTTGCGCGACGCGCGCAGCCCCGCGCCGCGCATGACGCCGGAGATTCCGGCCTTCGTGCGACGCATGGACGCCACCGCCGACTGGACTCCGGTGCCCATCCTGTTCGCCAATGCGGAATCGGGTGGGCCGGTGGAGCACGCCTTTTTCGCCGACACGCTGGAGCAGTTCGAAACGCGGCTGCGCGCCGCGCTGCCGGTGGATGCGGTCTATATCTGCGAGCACGGCGCGGCCATCACCACGGAAGAAGACGACCCCGACGGCCTCGTGTTCGAAACCGTGCGCCGCATCGTCGGGCCTTCGATACCCATCGTCGCCACGGTGGACCTGCACGCCAACGTGTCCGACCGCATGGTGGACCAGGTCGACACGCTGATTTCCTATCGGCGCAACCCGCACGTCGACATGGCCGAGCGCGGCGCGGAAGCCGCCGACGTGCTGCGTGAACTGCTGGCCGGTCTGCGTGTGGCGGTCGCCCATGTGCGCATGCCCGTCTGCGCGCCACCCACGCAGCTATTGACCGCGCCGGGCACGGGGCCCTACGCGGACATGATCCAGAAGGCCGAGGCGCTGAACGATCCGCGCATCGTCAACGTATCGGCGGTGGGCGGCTTCGCCTACGGCGATACACCCAAGAACGGCCTGACGGTACTGGTCACGACACGCGGCGATGCCGAACTGGCCGCGCGCACGGCGCTGGACCTGGTCACGCCGGCGTGGCGCGACCGCGCGGCCTTCTTCCCGCGCCTGATGCCGCTGGACGAGGCGGTGGCCCTGGCCGTGGCGACCGGCAGCGACCCCGCGCGGCCGCCGGTGCTGCTGGCCGACGTTGCGGACAATCCGGGCGGCGGCGCGCGCGGCAACACGCCGTATCTGTTGCAGGCACTGCTGAAGGCCGGCGCGCGCGGCGTCATCGCCGGCGTCGTCACGGATCCCGAACTGGCCGCGGACGCGCATGCGGCCGGCGTGGGCAAGCCCCTGCGCGCGCGCTTCAATCGCAGCGAGACCACGCGCTATTCCGAGCCCTTCGAGGCCGACGCCACCGTGGTGGCGCTGCGTGACGGCAAGGGCGTGGGCCGGCGCGGCCAGCTGGCGGGATGCAGCTTTGACCTGGGCGCCTCGGCCCTGATCGCGGTGGACGGTATCCACATCGTCGTCATCACCCACCGCCATCAATGCCACGAGCCCACTTTCTTCGAGATGTTCGGCCTGGACATCGCCGCCGCGCGCACCGTTGTGGTCAAATCCCGCGGGCACTTCCGCGCCGCTTTCGACGAGTTCTTTCCACCCGAGCGTATCCATAGCGTGGACGCGCCGGGCTTGACCTCGCCCATCCTGTCGCGCTTCGACTTCCGCCGCCTGCCGCGCCCAGTCGTGCCGCTGGATCCCGATACCGAATGGACGCCGACCGTACGGATGCGTCCTGCTTTCATGGAGTGA
- a CDS encoding IclR family transcriptional regulator — protein MQNRATPASTVGRAVDLLRLIASSPSQHLRLIDLARRADMEKSTAHRLLQRLVSERMLVRIPGQRGYRLGPLIYELGLCALPENNLRETCHPHLRRLAEQTGDMAFLVARSGFETVCLDRIAGNFPIQTLTSGVGDRHPLGIGVGGLAILAAMSDQEVDIALDAIEHKLARYPNFSVASLRASIRRTRETGYALDDGVAANGVSAIGMHIRQPGGMPTAAVFITTISPRMDPARRALLGKHLSACVKGVQADMSRGAASVNRYCEVPPRSR, from the coding sequence ATGCAAAACCGAGCTACGCCGGCCAGTACCGTGGGCCGCGCCGTCGACCTGCTGCGCCTGATCGCCAGCAGCCCGTCGCAGCATCTGCGCCTGATCGATCTGGCGCGGCGTGCCGACATGGAAAAATCCACCGCGCATCGCCTGCTGCAGCGGCTGGTCAGCGAACGCATGCTGGTGCGCATCCCCGGTCAGCGCGGCTACCGGCTCGGACCGCTGATCTACGAGCTGGGCCTGTGCGCCCTGCCCGAGAACAATCTGCGGGAAACCTGCCATCCGCATCTGCGGCGGCTGGCCGAGCAGACCGGCGACATGGCATTCCTGGTCGCGCGCAGCGGTTTTGAAACCGTATGCCTGGACCGCATCGCCGGCAACTTCCCCATCCAGACCTTGACCTCCGGCGTGGGCGACCGCCATCCGCTGGGGATCGGGGTGGGCGGCCTGGCCATCCTGGCGGCGATGAGCGACCAGGAAGTCGATATCGCGCTGGACGCCATCGAGCACAAGCTGGCCCGGTATCCGAATTTCAGCGTCGCCTCGCTGCGCGCCTCCATCCGCCGTACCCGCGAAACCGGTTATGCGCTGGACGATGGCGTGGCGGCCAACGGCGTCAGCGCGATCGGCATGCATATCCGCCAGCCAGGCGGCATGCCGACCGCCGCGGTGTTCATCACCACCATTTCCCCGCGCATGGATCCGGCGCGCCGCGCCCTGCTCGGCAAGCATCTGTCGGCCTGCGTGAAGGGCGTGCAGGCCGACATGTCGCGCGGTGCGGCATCGGTCAACCGCTATTGCGAAGTCCCGCCGCGATCCCGTTGA
- a CDS encoding Bug family tripartite tricarboxylate transporter substrate binding protein — MKLGISLLGKLLAGTVLCASTLAAHAAGWPERPITLVIPFPPGGTTDMVGRPLAEALAKKLGKPVIVDNRAGAGGTIGAAYVARSNPDGYTIFLSTIAHTIAPSTYDKLTYDFEKDFAPITIVASSPNLLIVNNKLPVKTIPELIDYAKKNPGKLNFGSAGIGSTEHLAGELFKKMANIDIAHVPYKGGAPMMADLISGQIQMAIETSGSAISQIRAGTVRALGVSSEKPSAYFPGIPAIDQAGLPGYTFSTWYGLVVPAKVPKDVQAKLYEATLDAFKDPQMAKALETIGAEPGGQKPEEFGKFIADQTSKWHDILKGGK; from the coding sequence ATGAAACTCGGCATATCCCTGCTCGGGAAATTGCTGGCAGGCACCGTTCTCTGCGCCAGCACCTTGGCCGCCCACGCCGCCGGCTGGCCCGAACGGCCGATCACGCTGGTCATCCCGTTCCCGCCCGGTGGCACCACCGACATGGTGGGCCGTCCCCTGGCCGAAGCGCTGGCCAAGAAGCTGGGCAAGCCCGTCATCGTGGACAACCGCGCCGGCGCGGGCGGCACGATCGGCGCGGCCTATGTGGCGCGCTCCAATCCGGACGGCTACACCATCTTCCTGTCGACCATCGCGCATACCATCGCGCCCTCGACCTACGACAAGCTGACCTACGACTTCGAGAAGGACTTCGCGCCGATCACCATCGTGGCGTCGTCGCCCAACTTGCTCATCGTCAACAACAAACTGCCGGTCAAGACCATTCCGGAACTGATCGACTATGCCAAGAAGAACCCCGGCAAGCTGAATTTCGGCTCGGCCGGCATCGGCAGCACCGAACACCTGGCGGGCGAACTGTTCAAGAAGATGGCCAACATCGATATCGCGCACGTGCCCTACAAGGGCGGCGCGCCCATGATGGCGGACCTGATCTCCGGCCAGATCCAGATGGCGATCGAAACCAGCGGCTCGGCGATCTCGCAGATCCGCGCGGGCACGGTGCGCGCGCTGGGCGTCAGCAGCGAAAAACCCAGCGCCTACTTCCCGGGCATCCCCGCCATCGACCAGGCCGGCCTGCCGGGCTACACGTTCTCGACCTGGTACGGCCTGGTGGTTCCCGCCAAGGTGCCCAAGGATGTGCAGGCCAAGCTGTACGAAGCCACGCTGGATGCGTTCAAGGATCCGCAGATGGCCAAGGCCCTGGAAACCATCGGCGCGGAGCCTGGCGGCCAGAAGCCGGAGGAGTTCGGCAAGTTCATCGCCGACCAGACCAGCAAGTGGCACGACATCCTGAAGGGCGGCAAGTAA
- a CDS encoding DSD1 family PLP-dependent enzyme — protein sequence MTTPTHASGAAPLLRDQETPSLVLDERRMTANIARMRERAHALGVQLRPHLKTPKSIDVARRVMDTPQGPATVSTLQEAEQFAQAGVRDILYAVGIAPNKLDRVVALRGQGVDLTIVVDSVDGAQAVAEKSRASGMRIPCLIEIDSDGHRAGVAPGQTDRLLAIGRALHDHGAELRGVMTHAGESYNCETTQAIEAMAERERHAAVSCAQALRAAGLPCPVVSVGSTPTALFSRDLTGVTELRAGVFVFFDLFMAGLGVCGQDDIALSVLTTVIGHQEDKGWILVDAGWMAMSRDRGTAKQKVDQYYGVVCDIDGKPYLDLVMRETNQEQGILALRPGSTASLPDLPLGTMVRILPNHACATGAQHEAYHVIRDDSGRVAAHWPRFRGW from the coding sequence ATGACCACGCCGACCCACGCCTCCGGCGCCGCGCCTTTGCTGCGCGACCAGGAAACCCCCAGCCTCGTGCTGGACGAACGGCGCATGACGGCCAATATCGCGCGCATGCGCGAACGTGCCCACGCGCTCGGCGTACAACTGCGCCCGCACCTGAAAACCCCGAAGTCCATCGACGTCGCGCGCCGCGTCATGGACACCCCGCAAGGCCCCGCCACCGTCTCGACGCTGCAGGAGGCGGAGCAGTTCGCCCAGGCGGGCGTGCGGGACATCCTGTACGCCGTCGGCATCGCACCCAACAAGCTGGACCGCGTGGTCGCGCTGCGGGGCCAGGGCGTGGACCTGACCATCGTGGTGGACAGCGTCGACGGCGCGCAAGCGGTCGCGGAAAAATCGCGCGCCAGCGGCATGCGCATTCCCTGCCTGATTGAAATCGATTCCGACGGGCACCGCGCCGGCGTGGCGCCCGGCCAGACCGATCGCCTGCTGGCCATCGGCCGCGCCCTGCACGACCATGGCGCGGAACTGCGCGGCGTGATGACGCACGCCGGCGAATCCTATAACTGCGAGACCACCCAGGCCATCGAGGCCATGGCCGAACGCGAACGCCATGCGGCGGTCTCGTGCGCGCAGGCGCTGCGCGCCGCCGGCCTGCCCTGCCCCGTGGTCAGCGTGGGCTCCACGCCTACCGCCCTGTTCAGCCGCGACCTGACCGGTGTCACGGAGCTGCGCGCCGGCGTCTTCGTGTTCTTCGACCTGTTCATGGCGGGCCTGGGCGTGTGCGGCCAGGACGACATCGCGCTGAGCGTGCTGACCACCGTCATCGGCCACCAGGAAGACAAGGGCTGGATCCTGGTCGATGCCGGCTGGATGGCCATGTCGCGCGACCGCGGCACGGCCAAGCAGAAGGTCGACCAGTACTACGGCGTGGTGTGCGACATCGATGGCAAGCCCTACCTCGACCTGGTCATGCGCGAGACCAACCAGGAACAGGGCATCCTGGCCCTGCGCCCCGGTAGCACGGCCAGCCTGCCCGACCTGCCCTTGGGAACGATGGTGCGGATATTGCCCAACCATGCCTGCGCCACCGGCGCGCAGCACGAGGCGTATCACGTCATCCGGGACGACTCCGGCCGCGTCGCGGCGCATTGGCCGCGCTTTCGCGGCTGGTAG
- a CDS encoding VOC family protein produces the protein MIDHLDHLVLTTTDEAACVRFYVDILGMRLETFGEGRKAFVFGNQKINLHLKGREFEPKAHLPVPGALDLCFIAAVPLDQVIARLREHQVAIEQGPVMRTGATSRIRSVYVRDPDLNLIEISELVV, from the coding sequence TTGATCGACCACCTGGATCACCTGGTTCTGACCACCACGGATGAAGCGGCCTGCGTGCGCTTCTACGTCGATATCCTGGGCATGCGCCTGGAAACCTTCGGCGAAGGGCGCAAGGCCTTCGTCTTCGGCAACCAGAAAATCAATCTGCACCTCAAGGGCCGCGAGTTCGAACCGAAGGCGCACCTGCCCGTACCGGGTGCGCTGGATCTGTGCTTCATCGCGGCCGTGCCCCTGGACCAGGTCATCGCGCGCTTGCGCGAACACCAGGTAGCGATCGAGCAAGGTCCCGTCATGCGCACCGGCGCCACCTCGCGGATCCGTTCCGTCTATGTGCGCGACCCGGATCTGAACCTGATCGAGATCTCGGAGCTGGTGGTATGA
- the ppc gene encoding phosphoenolpyruvate carboxylase, whose product MSAPAADAHADREEGIPPSPTDQPLTDDIRLLGRLLGEVIREQEGDDAYTLVEQVRQLAVAFRRDDDAQADQTLKHLLQSLPGIMLVCVVRAFTYFSLLANLAEDRHYIRRRVAHERGGDVREGSIEAMMARLRAAGVGAARISRTLAESHVSPVLTAHPTEVQRKSILDAQRAIAQLLAERDDIRGRGLAGGAADALLARELESNAAQLRGRVIQLWTTRLLRMSRLTVADEIENALSYYQTTFLREIPRLYATLEREMPDQPVASFLRMGQWIGGDRDGNPNVSADTLAYALKRQSEIALRHYLAEVHQLGGELSMSNYLVDVAPELQALADRSPDDSAHRRDEPYRKALSGAYARLAATLHALTGAQAAPHPVAPQPPYARPEDFLEDLAVVERSLDSHHAGALAAQRLRPLIRAASVFGFHLATVDLRQSSDKHEAVVAELLAAARLHAGYAGLDEQAKVDLLLKQLNDPRPLRVPGAGYSELARGELAIFETARVMRERYGRSAIRHYIISHTETVSDLLEVLLLQKESGLMRGLLSEDAQAELIVVPLFETIEDLRNATAIMRGFYALPGVFELVRRSGAEQDIMLGYSDSNKDGGIFTSNWELYRAEIALAALFDELATRAPIKLRMFHGRGGTVGRGGGPSYQAILAQPPGTVRGQLRLTEQGEVIASKYTNPDIGRRNLETLVAATLESTLLQTQQRAPDAFLDAAASLSDASMRAYRALVYETPGFHDYFFGSTPIREIAELNIGSRPASRSGGQRIEDLRAIPWGFSWSQCRLTLPGWYGFGSAVQAYVEGAGGGADAAWTLLRDMYRDWPFFRTLLSNVDMVLAKSDLALASRYAELVEDTALRDRIFPVIEAEWHRTAQALSRITGQDARLAGNPVLARSISHRFPYLDPLHHVQVELMQRYREGRGDAVVKTGIHISINGIAAGLRNSG is encoded by the coding sequence ATGAGCGCGCCCGCCGCCGACGCGCATGCCGACCGGGAGGAAGGCATACCGCCTTCGCCCACCGACCAGCCGTTGACCGACGACATCCGCCTGCTGGGCCGGCTGCTGGGCGAAGTGATTCGCGAACAGGAGGGCGACGACGCCTATACCCTGGTCGAACAGGTCCGCCAGCTTGCCGTGGCCTTTCGCCGCGACGACGACGCGCAGGCCGACCAGACGCTCAAGCACCTGCTGCAATCGCTGCCCGGCATCATGCTGGTCTGCGTGGTGCGCGCCTTCACCTATTTCAGCCTGCTGGCCAATCTGGCCGAAGACCGCCACTACATCCGCCGGCGCGTCGCGCATGAGCGCGGTGGCGATGTGCGGGAGGGCAGCATCGAAGCCATGATGGCGCGCCTGCGCGCGGCCGGCGTCGGCGCCGCGCGCATCTCCCGTACGCTGGCCGAAAGCCATGTATCGCCGGTGTTGACCGCCCATCCCACCGAGGTGCAGCGCAAGAGCATCCTGGACGCACAGCGCGCCATCGCGCAATTGCTGGCCGAGCGCGACGACATCCGCGGCCGCGGCCTGGCGGGCGGCGCCGCCGATGCCCTGCTGGCGCGCGAGCTCGAGTCCAACGCTGCCCAGCTGCGCGGCCGCGTCATCCAGCTGTGGACCACGCGCCTGCTGCGCATGTCCCGCCTGACCGTCGCAGACGAGATCGAAAACGCGCTCAGCTACTACCAGACTACTTTCCTGCGCGAAATCCCGCGCCTGTACGCCACCCTGGAACGCGAGATGCCGGACCAGCCCGTCGCCAGTTTCCTGCGCATGGGCCAGTGGATAGGGGGCGACCGCGACGGCAATCCGAATGTATCGGCCGACACGCTGGCTTATGCCCTGAAGCGCCAGTCGGAAATCGCCCTGCGCCACTACCTGGCGGAGGTGCACCAGCTGGGTGGCGAGCTGTCCATGTCGAACTATCTGGTCGATGTCGCTCCCGAGCTGCAGGCGCTGGCCGACCGCTCGCCGGACGACAGCGCGCATCGCCGCGATGAGCCGTATCGCAAGGCGCTGTCCGGTGCCTACGCCAGGCTGGCCGCCACCCTGCATGCGCTGACGGGCGCGCAGGCCGCGCCGCACCCCGTCGCGCCGCAGCCGCCGTATGCGCGCCCGGAAGACTTCCTGGAAGACCTGGCGGTCGTCGAGCGCTCGCTGGACAGCCATCATGCCGGCGCCCTGGCCGCGCAGCGCCTGCGGCCCCTGATACGGGCAGCCAGCGTGTTCGGCTTTCACCTGGCGACGGTCGACCTGCGGCAAAGCTCGGACAAGCACGAGGCCGTGGTAGCCGAACTGCTCGCGGCGGCCCGACTGCATGCCGGCTATGCCGGGCTGGACGAACAGGCGAAGGTGGATCTGCTGTTGAAGCAGCTGAACGATCCACGCCCGCTGCGCGTACCAGGCGCCGGATACTCCGAGCTGGCGCGCGGCGAGCTGGCCATCTTCGAAACGGCCCGCGTCATGCGGGAACGCTATGGCCGGTCCGCCATCCGCCACTACATCATCAGCCATACCGAAACGGTCAGCGATCTGCTGGAAGTCCTGCTGCTGCAGAAAGAGTCCGGGCTGATGCGCGGCCTGCTGAGCGAAGACGCGCAAGCCGAGCTGATCGTCGTGCCGCTGTTCGAGACCATCGAGGACTTGCGCAATGCCACCGCCATCATGCGTGGCTTCTATGCCTTGCCGGGTGTGTTCGAGCTGGTGCGGCGCAGCGGCGCCGAGCAGGACATCATGCTGGGTTATTCCGACAGCAACAAGGACGGCGGCATCTTCACCAGCAATTGGGAGCTGTATCGCGCCGAGATCGCGCTGGCCGCGCTGTTCGATGAGCTGGCGACCCGCGCGCCGATCAAGCTGCGCATGTTCCATGGGCGCGGCGGCACGGTGGGGCGCGGGGGCGGTCCCAGTTACCAGGCCATCCTGGCGCAGCCGCCCGGCACCGTGCGCGGGCAGTTGCGGCTGACCGAGCAGGGCGAGGTGATCGCATCCAAATATACGAATCCGGACATCGGCCGCCGCAACCTTGAAACCCTGGTCGCCGCCACGCTGGAATCGACGCTGCTGCAGACCCAGCAGCGCGCGCCGGACGCCTTCCTGGATGCTGCGGCGTCCCTGTCGGACGCCAGCATGCGGGCGTACCGCGCACTGGTCTATGAAACTCCGGGTTTCCACGACTATTTCTTCGGCTCCACGCCCATCCGCGAGATCGCCGAATTGAACATCGGCTCACGCCCGGCATCGCGCAGCGGCGGCCAGCGCATCGAGGACCTGCGGGCCATTCCATGGGGATTCAGCTGGAGCCAGTGCCGGCTGACGCTGCCCGGCTGGTACGGGTTCGGCTCGGCGGTGCAGGCCTACGTCGAAGGCGCGGGGGGCGGCGCCGACGCCGCCTGGACCTTGCTGCGGGACATGTATCGCGACTGGCCTTTTTTCCGTACGCTGCTGTCGAACGTGGACATGGTACTGGCCAAGTCCGATCTGGCGCTGGCCTCCCGCTATGCCGAACTGGTCGAGGACACCGCGCTGCGCGATCGCATCTTCCCGGTCATCGAGGCCGAATGGCACCGCACCGCGCAAGCGCTGTCCCGCATCACCGGCCAGGATGCCCGGCTGGCGGGCAATCCAGTGCTGGCGCGCTCGATCAGCCATCGCTTTCCCTATCTGGATCCGCTGCACCACGTGCAGGTGGAACTGATGCAGCGCTATCGCGAAGGACGGGGCGACGCCGTCGTCAAGACCGGCATCCATATCTCCATCAACGGGATCGCGGCGGGACTTCGCAATAGCGGTTGA
- a CDS encoding Bug family tripartite tricarboxylate transporter substrate binding protein — protein sequence MRRTLAHAWTILLAAGALALAGSPAQAADASWPQRPVTVIIASAAGGSADVLSRIVLKHVAEDTGANFVVENRPGAAGNIGMSQVKRAAPDGYTLGYGNINTLAVNPALFNKLPYDPAKDFAPVGQMFAVYNLLVVRGDSPIRTVDDLIAQAKREPGKLSYGAAGIGSSGQMAGELFKQMAGIDVMFIPYNGDPASLSDLAGGRLDYTFTNASVAYPLVKSGKLRALAITSKQRVALFPDMPTLDELGLKGYENVSWGGLVFPAGTPQPIVDRLSQSLRKVLVSESLAKDLANASASPGTPGTPDDFARFIAAEQRKWGDLITAAHIEKQD from the coding sequence ATGCGACGTACCCTTGCCCATGCCTGGACCATCCTGCTCGCCGCCGGCGCGCTCGCACTGGCGGGTTCTCCCGCCCAGGCGGCCGACGCAAGCTGGCCCCAGCGTCCCGTCACCGTCATCATCGCTTCCGCCGCGGGCGGATCGGCCGACGTGCTCAGCCGCATCGTACTGAAGCACGTGGCCGAGGACACCGGCGCGAACTTCGTGGTGGAGAACCGCCCGGGCGCGGCCGGCAATATCGGCATGAGCCAGGTCAAGCGCGCGGCGCCGGACGGCTACACCCTCGGCTACGGCAACATCAATACGCTGGCCGTGAATCCCGCCCTCTTCAACAAGCTGCCTTACGATCCGGCCAAGGATTTCGCGCCGGTGGGCCAGATGTTCGCCGTCTACAACCTGCTGGTGGTGCGCGGCGATTCGCCCATCCGCACCGTCGACGACCTGATCGCCCAGGCCAAACGCGAACCCGGCAAGCTGTCGTATGGCGCCGCCGGCATTGGCAGCAGCGGCCAGATGGCCGGCGAACTCTTCAAGCAGATGGCGGGCATCGATGTCATGTTCATCCCCTACAACGGCGATCCCGCCTCGCTGTCCGACCTGGCCGGCGGCCGGCTGGACTACACCTTCACCAATGCGTCGGTGGCCTATCCGCTGGTCAAGAGCGGCAAGCTGCGCGCACTGGCCATCACCAGCAAGCAGCGCGTGGCGCTGTTCCCGGATATGCCGACCCTGGACGAACTGGGCCTGAAGGGCTACGAAAATGTGTCCTGGGGCGGGCTGGTGTTCCCGGCCGGCACGCCGCAGCCCATCGTGGACCGCCTGTCGCAATCGCTGCGCAAGGTCCTGGTCAGCGAATCGCTGGCCAAGGACCTGGCCAATGCCAGCGCGTCGCCCGGCACCCCGGGCACGCCTGACGACTTCGCGCGCTTCATCGCCGCCGAGCAGCGCAAGTGGGGCGACCTGATCACCGCCGCCCATATCGAAAAACAGGATTGA